From Meiothermus sp., a single genomic window includes:
- the gyrA gene encoding DNA gyrase subunit A produces MSQVLPIEITDEVKQSFINYAMSVIVDRALPDVRDGLKPVQRRILYGAYQDGVLPNRKHVKCAKIVGEVMGKFHPHGDAAIYDTLVRLAQPWNLRYPLIDGQGNFGSLDGDPPAAQRYTEARLSNMGLELLQDLDKETVPFMPNYDGTQEQPEVLPAALPNLLVNGSAGIAVGMATSLPPHNLSEVVDALVLMIDNPEVSLDEVMKVLPGPDFPTGAKLSRRGIKEAYASGRGSLKVRARARNEEKNGRAMLVFTEIPYQVNKADLIAQIASLVRNKVIEEIAALRDESDRQGLRIAVELKRGSNPQVVLNKLYKHTRLQTSFTVNLLAIVKGEPRVLTLLEMMRYYLEHRGLVVRRRTEYELRKAKERAHILEGLLIALDHIDEVIALIRASQDATEARTGLMSRFSLTEIQAQAILDMRLQRLVGLERDKLQEEYRELMEEIGRLESILGDEKRLWRVVKNELLEIKKKYGDQRRTQITEFEEGFSIEDLIEDEEMVITLTSQGFLKRTPLEAYRAQGRGGMGAQAGKTKEEDEAISVFVASMHDTLLLFTNRGRVYGEKVHELPEASRQARGTHVVSLLPLQEGEEVAALLNVRDLTQEGYFVFATKNGLIKKTEIKEYQNLSSAGLIAINLVENDALVGVAIAQEGDQVMLATQSGQAIRFELSDVRATGRASQGVTGIRFKEGREDRVVSLVILPKGEEGEVLAVGTHGYGKRTPVSEYPLQGRGGMGVITFNTNEKVGQLAALMRVQGNEDLLVLSRRGIAIRTKVDSIAQYGRATSGVKVMNLSEKDEIASAFVIAPQD; encoded by the coding sequence ATGTCCCAAGTCCTGCCGATTGAAATCACCGACGAAGTCAAGCAAAGCTTCATCAACTACGCCATGTCGGTCATCGTAGACCGGGCCCTGCCCGATGTGCGTGACGGCCTCAAGCCGGTGCAGCGGCGTATCCTGTATGGCGCTTACCAGGACGGGGTTTTGCCCAACCGTAAGCATGTGAAGTGCGCCAAAATTGTGGGGGAGGTGATGGGTAAGTTTCACCCCCACGGCGATGCGGCCATCTACGACACTTTGGTGCGACTGGCCCAGCCCTGGAACCTCCGCTACCCCCTGATTGACGGCCAGGGCAACTTTGGCTCGCTCGACGGCGACCCCCCCGCGGCCCAACGCTACACCGAGGCCCGGCTCTCGAACATGGGCTTAGAGCTCCTACAAGACCTCGACAAAGAAACGGTGCCCTTCATGCCCAACTACGACGGCACCCAGGAGCAGCCCGAGGTACTGCCGGCGGCCCTGCCCAACCTGCTGGTCAACGGCTCTGCCGGGATTGCTGTGGGTATGGCCACGAGCCTGCCGCCCCACAACTTAAGCGAGGTAGTAGACGCGCTGGTGCTGATGATCGACAACCCCGAGGTCTCGCTGGACGAGGTTATGAAGGTGCTGCCCGGCCCCGACTTCCCCACCGGAGCCAAATTATCGCGCCGGGGCATTAAGGAAGCCTATGCCAGCGGGCGCGGTAGCCTCAAGGTACGGGCCAGGGCGCGCAACGAGGAGAAAAACGGGCGGGCCATGCTGGTCTTTACCGAGATTCCCTACCAGGTGAATAAGGCCGACCTGATTGCCCAGATAGCCAGCCTGGTGCGCAATAAGGTGATAGAGGAAATTGCGGCCTTGCGCGATGAGTCCGACCGGCAGGGTTTGCGTATTGCCGTAGAGCTCAAGCGGGGCAGCAACCCCCAAGTTGTGCTCAACAAGCTGTACAAGCACACCCGCCTGCAAACCAGCTTCACCGTAAACCTGCTGGCCATTGTAAAAGGCGAGCCCAGGGTGCTTACCTTGCTGGAGATGATGCGTTACTACCTCGAGCACCGGGGCTTGGTAGTACGCAGGCGCACCGAGTACGAGCTGCGCAAGGCCAAAGAACGCGCCCACATTTTGGAAGGGCTTCTGATTGCCCTCGACCATATTGACGAGGTGATCGCCCTGATCCGGGCCTCGCAGGACGCCACCGAGGCCCGCACCGGGCTGATGAGCCGCTTCAGCCTGACCGAGATTCAGGCCCAGGCCATCCTGGACATGCGCTTGCAACGGTTGGTAGGTTTGGAGCGCGACAAGCTGCAAGAGGAGTACCGCGAACTAATGGAAGAAATTGGCCGCCTCGAGTCCATTCTGGGCGATGAAAAAAGATTGTGGCGGGTGGTCAAAAATGAGCTACTGGAGATCAAGAAAAAGTACGGCGACCAGCGCCGCACCCAGATTACCGAGTTCGAGGAAGGCTTTAGCATCGAAGACCTGATTGAAGACGAAGAAATGGTCATCACCCTGACCAGCCAGGGTTTTTTGAAGCGCACCCCGCTCGAGGCCTACCGGGCCCAGGGGCGCGGCGGCATGGGGGCCCAGGCCGGCAAAACCAAGGAAGAAGACGAGGCCATCTCGGTGTTTGTGGCCTCGATGCACGACACCCTGCTGCTCTTTACCAACCGGGGCCGGGTCTACGGCGAAAAAGTCCACGAGCTACCCGAGGCCAGCCGCCAGGCCCGGGGTACCCATGTGGTCAGCCTGTTGCCCTTGCAGGAAGGCGAGGAGGTGGCCGCGCTTCTGAACGTGCGCGACCTGACCCAAGAGGGCTATTTTGTATTCGCTACCAAGAACGGGCTGATCAAGAAAACCGAGATCAAGGAGTACCAGAACCTCAGCAGCGCCGGCCTCATCGCCATCAATCTGGTGGAGAACGACGCTTTGGTAGGGGTGGCCATTGCCCAGGAGGGCGACCAGGTAATGCTTGCTACCCAAAGCGGTCAGGCCATTCGCTTTGAGCTCTCGGATGTGCGGGCTACCGGTCGAGCCAGCCAGGGCGTAACCGGAATTCGCTTCAAGGAAGGCCGAGAAGACCGGGTGGTTTCGCTGGTGATCCTGCCCAAAGGCGAGGAGGGCGAGGTGCTGGCGGTAGGAACCCACGGCTACGGCAAGCGCACCCCGGTCTCCGAATACCCCCTGCAGGGCCGGGGTGGAATGGGTGTGATCACCTTCAACACCAACGAAAAAGTAGGACAACTGGCTGCCCTTATGCGCGTACAGGGTAACGAAGACCTGCTGGTGCTTTCGCGCCGGGGCATTGCCATCCGCACCAAGGTTGATAGCATTGCGCAGTATGGGCGGGCTACGAGTGGCGTCAAGGTGATGAACCTGAGCGAGAAAGACGAGATTGCCTCGGCGTTTGTGATTGCGCCCCAGGACTAA
- a CDS encoding DUF1501 domain-containing protein — translation MNRRDFIQKSLLTLALGQGAPSLLSKTALAAQSRDKILVVVNLFGGNDQLNTLVPYRNELYYRLRPNIAIKREEVLDLGANGQKLGFHPELRPLMPMWNNGELAIIPQVGYPNPNRSHFISTSIWHTADPTRRQETGWLGRWGDLQDDPFCDTFLGGATPQALMGERRSAPAISSIDAFSIRLPRQFEEEFNKEARRARSGTAEEVRKAMLSLRGALDRIGQLREVRNRAQYPDNAFGRSMGDIARMIAGNLGSSVYYTTLGGWDTHAGQPPRQAELLGYVAQATAAFRADMKAIGRDKDVMILVFSEFGRQVAENASFGTDHGEGGLMFVLGGGVKGGLFGSEPDLEDLELNALKYQTDFRNVYAAALQWIAANPRQVLGADFSPMALW, via the coding sequence ATGAACCGACGCGACTTCATCCAAAAATCCCTCTTGACCCTGGCCCTGGGGCAGGGCGCTCCCTCGCTGCTCTCCAAAACCGCCCTGGCAGCGCAGTCCAGGGACAAAATCCTGGTGGTGGTCAACCTGTTCGGTGGCAACGACCAGCTCAATACCCTGGTTCCCTACCGCAACGAACTGTACTATCGTTTGCGCCCCAACATCGCCATCAAACGAGAAGAAGTGCTGGACTTGGGCGCCAATGGGCAAAAACTGGGTTTTCACCCCGAGCTAAGGCCCCTAATGCCGATGTGGAACAACGGCGAACTGGCCATTATTCCCCAGGTGGGCTACCCCAACCCCAACCGCAGCCACTTCATCTCCACCTCCATCTGGCACACCGCCGACCCCACCCGCCGTCAGGAAACCGGCTGGCTGGGCCGCTGGGGCGACCTGCAAGACGACCCCTTCTGCGACACCTTCCTGGGCGGAGCCACCCCCCAGGCCCTGATGGGGGAACGGCGCAGCGCCCCTGCCATCAGCAGCATTGATGCCTTCAGTATTCGGCTGCCCCGGCAGTTTGAGGAGGAGTTCAACAAAGAGGCCCGCCGAGCCCGCAGTGGCACGGCCGAAGAGGTTCGCAAGGCGATGCTGTCGCTGCGCGGAGCCCTGGACAGAATCGGGCAACTGCGCGAGGTCAGGAACCGCGCCCAGTACCCCGACAATGCCTTTGGCCGAAGCATGGGCGATATTGCGCGCATGATTGCAGGCAACCTGGGCAGCAGCGTTTACTACACCACCCTGGGCGGCTGGGACACCCACGCCGGGCAGCCCCCGCGTCAGGCCGAGCTTCTGGGGTATGTGGCCCAGGCCACCGCCGCCTTCCGCGCCGATATGAAGGCCATTGGACGGGATAAGGACGTGATGATCCTGGTCTTCAGCGAGTTTGGGCGGCAGGTGGCCGAGAACGCCTCCTTTGGCACCGACCACGGCGAGGGTGGGCTCATGTTTGTGCTCGGAGGGGGTGTGAAGGGCGGATTGTTTGGTAGCGAGCCCGACCTGGAAGACCTCGAGCTAAACGCGCTTAAATACCAAACCGACTTCCGCAACGTCTACGCTGCCGCGCTGCAATGGATCGCCGCCAACCCCCGCCAGGTGCTGGGCGCCGATTTTAGCCCGATGGCTTTGTGGTAA
- a CDS encoding DUF1800 family protein translates to MARALTYSQATHLLRRAAARGRKEEAQKLVEMGLEAAVDSLLQDPAPAPPYKTAATRTERGQQHREISQLWLNHWLNTPTPAAERMVLFWHGHLTSEFRETMGAQGIDFWNQFATFRQLGYGPYGELLKAIAKNPVMLLYLNNAQSRKEHPNQNWARELLELYTVGPGHYTEQDILEAARAFTGWTVRLSGGQRPREASANVAFEFVFNRNWHDPSEKTFLGRRIQTGDEVLEILIAHPQTYEFVGRKLLKFYLCPDPPEPLVQEAARVFRSGGTRELLRWLFTRDEFYSPQYRNALIKSPLEYLVGLWYAAGVNQVDFEGRPGRGLYQALAAMGQIPFDPPNVAGWDGGMAWLAESPFLNRLNVLAGFAGRERRLDLEVFMDNASGALSLVKPEAQLL, encoded by the coding sequence ATGGCTCGAGCGCTGACCTATTCCCAAGCCACCCACCTGCTGCGCCGCGCTGCCGCCAGAGGGCGGAAGGAGGAGGCCCAGAAGCTGGTGGAGATGGGCCTGGAAGCGGCAGTGGACTCACTGCTACAAGACCCAGCTCCGGCGCCCCCCTACAAAACCGCCGCCACCCGCACCGAGCGGGGCCAGCAGCACCGCGAGATTAGCCAGCTCTGGCTCAACCACTGGCTCAATACCCCCACCCCCGCCGCCGAGCGGATGGTGCTGTTCTGGCACGGCCACCTGACCTCGGAGTTCCGCGAGACCATGGGGGCCCAGGGCATCGACTTCTGGAACCAGTTTGCCACCTTCCGACAACTGGGCTATGGGCCCTACGGCGAACTCCTGAAGGCCATCGCCAAAAACCCGGTGATGCTGCTTTACCTCAACAACGCCCAGAGCCGCAAGGAGCACCCCAACCAAAACTGGGCGCGGGAGCTTTTGGAGCTCTACACCGTTGGCCCCGGCCACTACACCGAACAGGACATTCTGGAAGCGGCCCGAGCCTTTACCGGCTGGACGGTGCGCTTGTCCGGCGGACAGCGGCCCCGCGAGGCCAGCGCCAATGTGGCCTTCGAGTTCGTCTTCAACCGCAACTGGCACGACCCGAGCGAAAAAACCTTCCTGGGCCGGCGCATCCAAACCGGCGACGAGGTGCTGGAGATTCTGATTGCCCATCCCCAGACCTACGAGTTTGTGGGGCGCAAGCTGCTGAAGTTTTATCTGTGCCCCGACCCGCCGGAGCCGCTGGTGCAGGAAGCCGCACGGGTTTTCCGCAGTGGCGGAACCCGCGAATTGTTGCGCTGGCTCTTTACCCGCGACGAGTTTTACAGCCCGCAGTACCGCAACGCCCTCATCAAAAGTCCCCTGGAGTACCTGGTGGGGCTGTGGTACGCCGCCGGGGTAAACCAAGTGGATTTTGAGGGACGGCCCGGACGGGGGCTTTATCAGGCCCTGGCCGCCATGGGGCAGATTCCCTTCGACCCCCCTAACGTTGCCGGCTGGGACGGGGGCATGGCCTGGCTGGCCGAGTCACCTTTTCTGAACCGGCTCAACGTGTTGGCGGGCTTCGCAGGCCGGGAGCGCCGCCTCGACCTCGAGGTCTTTATGGACAACGCCAGCGGTGCTTTGTCGCTGGTCAAACCGGAGGCTCAGCTACTCTAG
- a CDS encoding AMP/ADP-polyphosphate phosphotransferase, with the protein MKPYRIEPNGSFRLEHFDPDDTSAIGGKQEALAALEALNKRLEELQELLFAEGKHKVLVVLQAMDAGGKDGTIRVVFDGVNPSGVRVASFGVPTEHELARDYLWRVHQQVPRKGELVIFNRSHYEDVLVVRVKNLVPKEIWQKRYHHIREFERMLADEGTTILKFFLHISKDEQRKRLQERLDNPKKRWKFRMGDLEDRKLWDQYQEAFEDAIRETSTLYAPWYVIPANKNWYRNWLVSSILVETLEGLQMRYPEPEVGLERLTVE; encoded by the coding sequence ATGAAACCCTACCGCATCGAACCCAACGGTTCATTTCGCCTCGAGCATTTCGACCCCGACGATACCAGCGCCATTGGCGGCAAACAGGAGGCCCTGGCCGCACTGGAAGCGCTAAATAAGCGACTGGAAGAACTGCAAGAGCTGCTTTTTGCCGAAGGCAAGCACAAGGTGCTGGTGGTGCTGCAGGCTATGGATGCCGGGGGTAAGGACGGCACCATCCGGGTGGTCTTCGACGGGGTAAACCCCAGCGGAGTGCGGGTGGCCAGCTTTGGTGTGCCCACCGAGCACGAGCTGGCCCGCGACTACCTCTGGCGGGTGCACCAACAGGTGCCGCGCAAAGGTGAGCTGGTTATCTTCAACCGCTCTCACTACGAGGACGTGCTGGTTGTGCGGGTCAAGAACCTGGTGCCCAAAGAGATCTGGCAGAAGCGCTACCACCATATCCGCGAGTTTGAGCGGATGCTGGCCGACGAGGGCACCACCATCCTCAAGTTCTTTTTGCACATCTCCAAGGACGAACAGCGCAAACGCCTGCAAGAGCGCCTGGACAACCCCAAAAAGCGCTGGAAGTTCCGCATGGGCGACCTCGAGGATCGCAAACTGTGGGATCAGTACCAGGAAGCCTTCGAGGACGCCATCCGCGAGACCAGTACCCTTTACGCCCCCTGGTACGTCATACCGGCCAACAAGAACTGGTACCGCAACTGGTTGGTGAGTAGCATCCTGGTCGAAACCTTAGAGGGCCTGCAGATGCGGTATCCAGAGCCCGAGGTGGGATTGGAAAGGCTTACCGTCGAGTGA
- a CDS encoding GNAT family N-acetyltransferase, with translation MPQRYIPPPTPQYALESGPILLKDGRTATLRPARPEDRPLFVEFLERLSPQARTFRFFSEVRPETAADLLLKKPEGEDKVTLVVLTGDPERIIATGEYVQEGPGSTSAEVAFLVDDWYQGKGLGSLLLERLALIGVQRGIRRFHAFTLAENKQMLDVFKASGFKVEAHNESGEVEVSFEIEPNPEMIAKFELRERVATVASLMPVLRPKGVAVVGASRDPSSVGYQVLEHLVLNRFQGPVYPVNTAATLAAGEVPVVGSMLAYTSVKAVPGPIDLAIITTPRDNVQEAAEACGQRGVRALMVVTTDMEPAQIKTLVQTCRHYGMRLLGPGSLALMSTSPDVQLCAGLASRLPLRGRISMSSQSGAVGLAVLEYAREMGLGFSNFVSLGAKVDISSNDLIQYWEEDPETGLILLYVESFGNPRRFARLAKRVGRKKPILAVRPGRDPVVEALFKQTGVVRAENLEEMFDIAAMLAHQPLPEGPRVILLSNASGPAYLAKEALEAEGLTGEVRDLGSRASAEDYLQAARELLAGGYDAAIALFVPLGYATLEEVTGALRTALNEARTKGVNIPVLTCLMTAGRPRVRLGAEQVPSYRFPESAGRALAAAYAYAQWRKTPPGEIPDHGVQEDPARALVGSARGLLSPAQTEQLLGYFGLKIGSGEGIALALRVRSDPLFGAVLTLALTGLPLGEQPLGIRIAPLTDREALEMLEPLAGKAHLESLQDILLRVSRLVEELPEVESLELDLLASNRGTTISEAKVMVRA, from the coding sequence CTGCTCAAAAAACCCGAAGGCGAAGACAAGGTCACGCTGGTGGTGCTTACAGGCGACCCCGAGCGCATCATCGCTACCGGCGAGTATGTGCAGGAAGGGCCGGGTTCAACCTCGGCCGAGGTAGCTTTTCTGGTGGATGACTGGTATCAGGGGAAGGGCCTGGGCTCGCTCTTGCTCGAGCGGCTGGCCCTGATTGGGGTGCAGCGAGGTATCCGGCGTTTCCATGCGTTCACCCTGGCCGAGAACAAACAGATGCTGGATGTGTTCAAAGCCAGCGGCTTCAAGGTTGAGGCGCACAATGAATCGGGCGAGGTTGAGGTCAGCTTCGAAATAGAACCCAACCCGGAAATGATCGCCAAGTTCGAACTGCGCGAGCGGGTGGCCACGGTGGCCTCGCTGATGCCGGTCTTACGCCCGAAGGGGGTGGCCGTGGTGGGGGCCTCCCGCGACCCGAGCAGCGTGGGCTATCAGGTGCTGGAGCACCTGGTGCTGAACCGCTTTCAAGGCCCGGTCTATCCGGTCAACACCGCTGCCACTCTAGCCGCAGGCGAGGTGCCGGTGGTGGGTTCGATGTTGGCCTATACCTCGGTCAAGGCGGTACCGGGCCCGATTGACCTGGCCATCATCACCACCCCACGTGACAACGTGCAGGAAGCGGCCGAGGCCTGCGGGCAGCGGGGGGTACGGGCCTTGATGGTGGTGACCACCGACATGGAGCCAGCCCAGATCAAGACCCTGGTGCAGACCTGCCGCCACTACGGGATGCGGCTTTTGGGGCCGGGCTCGCTGGCCCTGATGAGCACCAGCCCGGACGTACAGCTTTGTGCAGGCCTGGCCTCCCGGCTACCGCTCAGAGGCCGCATTTCCATGTCCAGCCAGAGCGGCGCGGTGGGGCTGGCGGTGCTGGAATATGCCCGCGAGATGGGCCTGGGGTTTTCCAATTTCGTGTCGCTGGGGGCCAAGGTGGATATCTCTTCCAACGACCTGATCCAGTACTGGGAGGAAGACCCCGAAACCGGCCTGATTCTTTTGTATGTGGAGTCGTTTGGCAACCCGAGGCGCTTTGCCCGGCTGGCCAAGCGGGTGGGGCGTAAAAAGCCCATCCTGGCTGTGCGACCAGGGCGCGACCCGGTGGTGGAGGCCTTGTTCAAACAAACCGGGGTGGTGCGGGCCGAGAACCTGGAGGAGATGTTCGATATTGCGGCCATGCTGGCCCACCAGCCCTTGCCGGAAGGCCCCCGGGTGATCCTTCTGAGCAACGCCTCGGGGCCGGCCTACCTGGCCAAGGAGGCCCTCGAGGCCGAGGGGCTTACCGGCGAGGTGCGCGACCTGGGCTCGAGGGCCTCTGCCGAAGATTACCTACAGGCGGCCCGGGAACTGCTGGCCGGTGGCTACGATGCGGCTATTGCCTTGTTTGTGCCCCTGGGCTATGCCACCCTGGAAGAGGTCACCGGGGCTCTTCGCACCGCTTTGAACGAGGCCAGAACCAAAGGGGTGAACATCCCCGTTCTGACCTGTCTCATGACCGCTGGGCGGCCCCGTGTACGGCTGGGTGCGGAGCAGGTGCCCTCGTACCGCTTCCCCGAGTCGGCCGGGCGGGCGCTGGCTGCCGCCTACGCCTATGCCCAGTGGCGCAAGACCCCACCGGGAGAGATTCCCGACCACGGGGTACAAGAAGACCCGGCCCGTGCTTTGGTAGGAAGCGCCAGGGGCCTTTTGAGCCCAGCCCAGACCGAGCAACTGCTGGGCTATTTTGGCCTGAAAATCGGCAGTGGTGAGGGTATTGCCCTGGCCCTGCGGGTCAGGAGCGACCCGCTGTTTGGCGCGGTGTTGACGCTGGCCCTCACCGGACTGCCGTTGGGCGAGCAGCCGCTGGGCATTCGCATAGCGCCCCTCACCGATAGAGAAGCGTTGGAAATGCTCGAGCCCCTTGCCGGAAAAGCCCATTTGGAAAGCCTGCAGGATATTCTGCTACGGGTCTCGAGGCTGGTCGAAGAACTGCCCGAGGTCGAGAGCCTCGAGCTTGACCTGCTGGCCTCCAATCGGGGTACGACCATCTCCGAAGCCAAGGTGATGGTGCGGGCGTAA